A section of the Pithys albifrons albifrons isolate INPA30051 chromosome 30, PitAlb_v1, whole genome shotgun sequence genome encodes:
- the LOC139683878 gene encoding butyrophilin-like protein 9 isoform X2 produces the protein MDFIRREEQRHFTVKTFSVIQAQIQDCPTSVTAGMDNRKWLLLALALLPAIPCSANFEVTSPQNVVGVVGQDTILPCTVSSTKPVDNLEVQWRKITDRHPEDIYRYRQSGGEPMQKYHGRTSMPGDGFATGNVSLMLENVQPADEGIYNCMVISGDWSADTAIKLSIAGTGEMFLEILGPQGQGLELGCRSHGWFPKPTVRWVTDDGQGLSADTEIYQDSRKFFSVWSRVTVTGEQVGKVTCQTLNPLVQTEKKTTVRLSGAVFPHISPWFPAFWTLVILFLLVLAAGAVKLFHGRKYGLSWNSCRVKEEKPFHAGRSLKANTREVMEYTLEKDLQPLFQQIKSLGEDFRNGQESLERRLQLLSTDLEKKQGRMVEDLQSMCLKESQERYKETQGLQQALKNVQESVHCDLQLFRTDVENELGRSLKANTREVMEYTLEKDLQPLFQQIKSLGEDFRNGQESLERRLQLLSTDLEKKQGRMVEDLQSMCLKESQERYKETQGLQQALKNVQESVHCDLQLFRTDVENELGRIEETNKKAVESMCKNGHQEVLQKIQALHEAFQNRQEFIQQDLQLLRIHLENKRDLSKLCSYKGDVTLDAATAHPRLEISVDGKRVEDTGVTSITLPSYEKRFDSHLFVLAKEGYSHGRHYWEVAVGRRSSWALGIARESVTVKGGLTLSPKNGFWVIGLTDGRDYWAYTDPWTPVSVSGELCYIGIFLDIPAKRMTFYNTCNESVLYTFSIGDGSSQEGKFIPFFSTGTATTEPDPEPLIILPSSSSSHLLLPSQS, from the exons CTCAGATCCAGGATTGTCCCACCTCTGTGACTGCAGGGATGGACAACAGGAAGTGGCTCCTGTTGGCTCTGGCACTGCTCCCGGCCATCCCTTGCTCAG CAAATTTTGAGGTCACCTCTCCCCAGAATGTGGTGGGTGTTGTCGGCCAGGATACAATCCTTCCTTGCACCGTCTCTTCCACAAAGCCAGTGGACAACCTTGAAGTGCAGTGGAGGAAAATCACAGACCGGCATCCAGAAGACATCTACAGATACAGACAGTCTGGTGGTGAACCAATGCAGAAATACCATGGGCGGACATCAATGCCAGGAGATGGATTTGCCACTGGGAATGTGTCCCTGATGTTGGAGAATGTCCAGCCAGCAGATGAAGGAATATACAATTGCATGGTGATATCTGGGGACTGGAGTGCTGATACAGCCATCAAGCTCAGTATTGCAG GTACTGGTGAAATGTTCCTTGAAATTCTGGGCCCCCAAGGTCAAGGACTCGAGCTTGGCTGCAGGTCACATGGATGGTTCCCCAAACCTACTGTCCGGTGGGTTACTGATGATGGGCAGGGTCTGTCTGCAGACACTGAAATATACCAGGACAGCAGGAAGTTCTTCAGTGTGTGGAGTCGAGTCACAGTTACTGGAGAGCAAGTGGGAAAAGTCACCTGTCAAACCCTGAATCCTCTGGtgcagacagagaagaaaactacTGTGCGCCTCTCAG gtgCTGTTTTTCCACATATCTCTCCATGGTTCCCTGCCTTCTGGACACTAgttattttattccttcttgTCTTGGCTGCTGGTGCTGTCAAGCTATTTCACG GCAGGAAGTACGGCTTGTCATGGAATTCCTGTAGGGTCAAAGAAGAGAAGCCTTTCCATGCAG GAAGGTCACTGAAGGCAAATACCAGAGAAGTCATGGAGTATACGCTGGAGAAGGATCTGCAGCCGCTCTTCCAACAAATTAAGTCTCTGGGGGAAGATTTCCGGAATGGGCAGGAGTCTCTAGAACGTCGTCTTCAGCTCCTTAGTACTGACCTAGAGAAGAAACAAG GAAGGATGGTGGAGGACCTGCAATCCATGTGTCTGAAGGAGAGCCAGGAACGTTACAAAGAAACTCAAGGCCTTCAGCAAGCTTTGAAAAATGTGCAGGAGTCTGTACACTGTGACCTTCAACTCTTCAGAACAGACGTGGAAAATGAACTAG GAAGGTCACTGAAGGCAAATACCAGAGAAGTCATGGAGTATACGCTGGAGAAGGATCTGCAGCCGCTCTTCCAACAAATTAAGTCTCTGGGGGAAGATTTCCGGAATGGGCAGGAGTCTCTAGAACGTCGTCTTCAGCTCCTTAGTACTGACCTAGAGAAGAAACAAG GAAGGATGGTGGAGGACCTGCAATCCATGTGTCTGAAGGAGAGCCAGGAACGTTACAAAGAAACTCAAGGCCTTCAGCAAGCTTTGAAAAATGTGCAGGAGTCTGTACACTGTGACCTTCAACTCTTCAGAACAGACGTGGAAAATGAACTAG GAAGGATAGAGGAGACAAATAAAAAGGCTGTGGAATCCATGTGTAAGAATGGCCATCAAGAAGTCTTGCAGAAAATTCAAGCTCTGCACGAAGCTTTCCAGAACAGACAGGAGTTCATACAGCAAGACCTTCAGCTCCTTAGAATACACCTGGAAAACAAACGAG ACCTTTCAAAACTATGTTCCTACAAAG GGGATGTCACCCTGGACGCTGCCACGGCTCATCCCAGACTGGAAATCTCTGTGGATGGGAAGAGAGTGGAAGATACCGGTGTCACCAGTATCACCTTGCCCAGCTATGAGAAAAGATTTGATTCCCATCTGTTTGTGTTGGCAAAGGAAGGATACAGTCACGGCAGACACTACTGGGAAGTAGCTGTTGGGAGAAGAAGCAGCTGGGCCTTGGGTATTGCCCGGGAATCTGTGACTGTCAAAGGGGGATTGACTCTGTCCCCTAAGAATGGCTTCTGGGTCATAGGGTTGACAGATGGGCGAGACTATTGGGCCTACACAGATCCTTGGACCCCTGTGAGTGTGAGTGGGGAGTTGTGTTACATTGGGATCTTCCTGGACATCCCAGCCAAGAGGATGACTTTTTACAATACCTGTAATGAATCAGTTTTGTACACTTTTAGCATTGGTGATGGCAGCAGTCAGGAAGGGAAATTCATTCCCTTCTTCTCCACAGGCACTGCTACTACAGAGCCTGACCCTGAGCCTCTGATAATactgcccagctcctcctcctctcacctACTCCTCCCCAGCCAATCCTGA
- the LOC139683878 gene encoding butyrophilin-like protein 9 isoform X1 produces the protein MQQEHRGNLRTEDILCSLSLFSFFISLLPCSAWAKHGCHILLRTLYRAQIQDCPTSVTAGMDNRKWLLLALALLPAIPCSANFEVTSPQNVVGVVGQDTILPCTVSSTKPVDNLEVQWRKITDRHPEDIYRYRQSGGEPMQKYHGRTSMPGDGFATGNVSLMLENVQPADEGIYNCMVISGDWSADTAIKLSIAGTGEMFLEILGPQGQGLELGCRSHGWFPKPTVRWVTDDGQGLSADTEIYQDSRKFFSVWSRVTVTGEQVGKVTCQTLNPLVQTEKKTTVRLSGAVFPHISPWFPAFWTLVILFLLVLAAGAVKLFHGRKYGLSWNSCRVKEEKPFHAGRSLKANTREVMEYTLEKDLQPLFQQIKSLGEDFRNGQESLERRLQLLSTDLEKKQGRMVEDLQSMCLKESQERYKETQGLQQALKNVQESVHCDLQLFRTDVENELGRSLKANTREVMEYTLEKDLQPLFQQIKSLGEDFRNGQESLERRLQLLSTDLEKKQGRMVEDLQSMCLKESQERYKETQGLQQALKNVQESVHCDLQLFRTDVENELGRIEETNKKAVESMCKNGHQEVLQKIQALHEAFQNRQEFIQQDLQLLRIHLENKRDLSKLCSYKGDVTLDAATAHPRLEISVDGKRVEDTGVTSITLPSYEKRFDSHLFVLAKEGYSHGRHYWEVAVGRRSSWALGIARESVTVKGGLTLSPKNGFWVIGLTDGRDYWAYTDPWTPVSVSGELCYIGIFLDIPAKRMTFYNTCNESVLYTFSIGDGSSQEGKFIPFFSTGTATTEPDPEPLIILPSSSSSHLLLPSQS, from the exons CTCAGATCCAGGATTGTCCCACCTCTGTGACTGCAGGGATGGACAACAGGAAGTGGCTCCTGTTGGCTCTGGCACTGCTCCCGGCCATCCCTTGCTCAG CAAATTTTGAGGTCACCTCTCCCCAGAATGTGGTGGGTGTTGTCGGCCAGGATACAATCCTTCCTTGCACCGTCTCTTCCACAAAGCCAGTGGACAACCTTGAAGTGCAGTGGAGGAAAATCACAGACCGGCATCCAGAAGACATCTACAGATACAGACAGTCTGGTGGTGAACCAATGCAGAAATACCATGGGCGGACATCAATGCCAGGAGATGGATTTGCCACTGGGAATGTGTCCCTGATGTTGGAGAATGTCCAGCCAGCAGATGAAGGAATATACAATTGCATGGTGATATCTGGGGACTGGAGTGCTGATACAGCCATCAAGCTCAGTATTGCAG GTACTGGTGAAATGTTCCTTGAAATTCTGGGCCCCCAAGGTCAAGGACTCGAGCTTGGCTGCAGGTCACATGGATGGTTCCCCAAACCTACTGTCCGGTGGGTTACTGATGATGGGCAGGGTCTGTCTGCAGACACTGAAATATACCAGGACAGCAGGAAGTTCTTCAGTGTGTGGAGTCGAGTCACAGTTACTGGAGAGCAAGTGGGAAAAGTCACCTGTCAAACCCTGAATCCTCTGGtgcagacagagaagaaaactacTGTGCGCCTCTCAG gtgCTGTTTTTCCACATATCTCTCCATGGTTCCCTGCCTTCTGGACACTAgttattttattccttcttgTCTTGGCTGCTGGTGCTGTCAAGCTATTTCACG GCAGGAAGTACGGCTTGTCATGGAATTCCTGTAGGGTCAAAGAAGAGAAGCCTTTCCATGCAG GAAGGTCACTGAAGGCAAATACCAGAGAAGTCATGGAGTATACGCTGGAGAAGGATCTGCAGCCGCTCTTCCAACAAATTAAGTCTCTGGGGGAAGATTTCCGGAATGGGCAGGAGTCTCTAGAACGTCGTCTTCAGCTCCTTAGTACTGACCTAGAGAAGAAACAAG GAAGGATGGTGGAGGACCTGCAATCCATGTGTCTGAAGGAGAGCCAGGAACGTTACAAAGAAACTCAAGGCCTTCAGCAAGCTTTGAAAAATGTGCAGGAGTCTGTACACTGTGACCTTCAACTCTTCAGAACAGACGTGGAAAATGAACTAG GAAGGTCACTGAAGGCAAATACCAGAGAAGTCATGGAGTATACGCTGGAGAAGGATCTGCAGCCGCTCTTCCAACAAATTAAGTCTCTGGGGGAAGATTTCCGGAATGGGCAGGAGTCTCTAGAACGTCGTCTTCAGCTCCTTAGTACTGACCTAGAGAAGAAACAAG GAAGGATGGTGGAGGACCTGCAATCCATGTGTCTGAAGGAGAGCCAGGAACGTTACAAAGAAACTCAAGGCCTTCAGCAAGCTTTGAAAAATGTGCAGGAGTCTGTACACTGTGACCTTCAACTCTTCAGAACAGACGTGGAAAATGAACTAG GAAGGATAGAGGAGACAAATAAAAAGGCTGTGGAATCCATGTGTAAGAATGGCCATCAAGAAGTCTTGCAGAAAATTCAAGCTCTGCACGAAGCTTTCCAGAACAGACAGGAGTTCATACAGCAAGACCTTCAGCTCCTTAGAATACACCTGGAAAACAAACGAG ACCTTTCAAAACTATGTTCCTACAAAG GGGATGTCACCCTGGACGCTGCCACGGCTCATCCCAGACTGGAAATCTCTGTGGATGGGAAGAGAGTGGAAGATACCGGTGTCACCAGTATCACCTTGCCCAGCTATGAGAAAAGATTTGATTCCCATCTGTTTGTGTTGGCAAAGGAAGGATACAGTCACGGCAGACACTACTGGGAAGTAGCTGTTGGGAGAAGAAGCAGCTGGGCCTTGGGTATTGCCCGGGAATCTGTGACTGTCAAAGGGGGATTGACTCTGTCCCCTAAGAATGGCTTCTGGGTCATAGGGTTGACAGATGGGCGAGACTATTGGGCCTACACAGATCCTTGGACCCCTGTGAGTGTGAGTGGGGAGTTGTGTTACATTGGGATCTTCCTGGACATCCCAGCCAAGAGGATGACTTTTTACAATACCTGTAATGAATCAGTTTTGTACACTTTTAGCATTGGTGATGGCAGCAGTCAGGAAGGGAAATTCATTCCCTTCTTCTCCACAGGCACTGCTACTACAGAGCCTGACCCTGAGCCTCTGATAATactgcccagctcctcctcctctcacctACTCCTCCCCAGCCAATCCTGA